The genome window CTGGGTCGCGGACTGGCCCAGAAGGGTCGTACCCGGATCGCAGGATCATAGTTGCCCCAGCCGGGACCGGATAGGGGATTTCAGGACAGGCTGACCGCGTGCCCGGCCGCGTTCAGCGCGGCCAGCAGCTCGACCCGGTGCTCGGACCCGCGGGTCTCCACGGTCAGCGCCACCTCGACCTCGCCCAGGTCCAGGTGCGAGGTGATCCGGGAGTGCTCGACGTCCAGCACGTTGGCGCCGAGGCCGGCCAGCAGCGCGAGCAGCCCGGCCAGCTCCCCCGGCCGGTCGGAGATCCGGACCCCGACCGAGAGGTAGCGCCCGGCCGAGAGCATCCCGTGCTGGATCACCCGCAGCAGCAGCACCGGATCGATGTTGCCGCCGGAGACGACCGCCACCACCGGCGGCTCCCAGCGGCCCGGCTCGGTCAGCAGCGCTGCGATCGCCGCGGCGCCGGCCGGCTCGACGACCAGCTTGGCCCGCTCCAGGCAGAACAGCAGCGCCTTGGAGATCGCCGCCTCCGAGACCGTGGTGACCTCGTCGACGACCTTCTGGATCAGCGCGAACGGCAGGTCCCCGGGCCGGCCGACGGCGATCCCGTCGGCCATCGTCGCCATCCGCTCCAGCGCGATCGGCCGCCCCGCCGCCAGCGAGGCCGGGTACGCCGCCGCGTGCTCGGCCTGCACCGCGACGACCGTCACCTCCGGCCGCAGCGCCTTGATCGCGACCCCCATGCCGGCCACGAGCCCGCCGCCCCCGGTACAGACCAGCACGGTCTTCACCTCGGGGCACTGCTCCAGCACCTCCAGCCCGGCCG of Mycobacteriales bacterium contains these proteins:
- the ilvA gene encoding threonine ammonia-lyase — encoded protein: MELEDVQAARTLLDGVIRRTPLEHSRVLAAQAGGPVHIKCENLQRTGSFKIRGAYTCIARMSDEQRAAGVVAASAGNHAQGVALAAQLLGTRSTVFMPVSAALPKIVATRNYGAEVRLAGDSVDAALLSALEFAAETGAQLVHPFDHPDIIAGQGTAGLEVLEQCPEVKTVLVCTGGGGLVAGMGVAIKALRPEVTVVAVQAEHAAAYPASLAAGRPIALERMATMADGIAVGRPGDLPFALIQKVVDEVTTVSEAAISKALLFCLERAKLVVEPAGAAAIAALLTEPGRWEPPVVAVVSGGNIDPVLLLRVIQHGMLSAGRYLSVGVRISDRPGELAGLLALLAGLGANVLDVEHSRITSHLDLGEVEVALTVETRGSEHRVELLAALNAAGHAVSLS